The proteins below come from a single Triticum aestivum cultivar Chinese Spring chromosome 5D, IWGSC CS RefSeq v2.1, whole genome shotgun sequence genomic window:
- the LOC123122539 gene encoding SRSF protein kinase 1: MAAFGGNGCCYSSGSEDEEEEGAEGYRKGGYHAARPGDRFAGGRFVAQRKLGWGNFSTVWLAYDTLLSRFVALKIQKSARDYAHAALHEIELLSAAAKGDPTNSKCVIQLLDHFKHAGPNGKHICLVTEFLGDSLLRLIRYNRNKGIGLSRVREICRSVLTGLDYMHRELGIIHTDLKPENVLLVSTINPSKDPVRSRLTPILKRPEGNQYRTPSISFSEKMLKTRARRAVAKILQRRVSLGGFTADMVKERSLDGISMKCKIVDFGNACWADQQGDGVIQTRQYRAPEVIIGSGYSYSADMWSFACIAFELATGDMLFAPSTCQSCSEDEDHLALMMETLGKMPKKIATSGTRSKDYFNRYGDLKRVKRMRFWPLERVLVERYGFTEPDAKGLADFLRPILDFDPENRPTAAECLKHAWLNN, from the exons ATGGCGGCGTTCGGCGGCAACGGGTGCTGCTACTCGTCGGggtcggaggacgaggaggaggagggggccgaggGGTACCGGAAGGGCGGCTACCACGCCGCGCGCCCCGGGGACCGCTTCGCCGGCGGCAGGTTCGTCGCGCAGCGGAAGCTCGGCTGGGGCAACTTCTCCACCGTCTGGCTCGCCTACGACACCCTCCTCAGC AGATTCGTGGCGCTCAAGATCCAGAAGAGCGCGAGGGACTACGCGCACGCCGCGCTCCACGAGATCGAGCTGCTGTCCGCGGCGGCCAAGGGCGACCCCACCAATTCCAAGTGCGTCATCCAGCTGCTGGACCATTTCAAGCACGCCGGCCCCAACGGCAAGCACATTTGCCTGGTCACCGAGTTCCTCGGCGACAGCCTGCTGCGGCTCATACGGTACAACCGGAACAAGGGCATCGGGCTGAGCAGGGTGCGGGAGATTTGCCGGTCGGTGCTGACCGGCCTCGATTACATGCACAGAGAGCTCGGCATTATCCACACCGATTTGAAGCCGGAGAATGTCCTCCTAGTGTCGACGATAAACCCGTCCAAGGACCCCGTGCGCTCGAGGCTCACCCCGATTCTCAAGAGGCCAGAGGGGAACCAGTACCGCACGCCGTCAATCAGTTTCAGCGAGAAGATGCTTAAGACGCGGGCGAGGCGCGCCGTGGCGAAGATTCTGCAGAGGCGGGTGTCGCTCGGTGGGTTCACGGCAGACATGGTTAAGGAGAGAAGCCTGGATGGCATTAGCATGAAGTGCAAGATTGTCGATTTCGGGAATGCCTGCTGGGCTGATCAGCAGGGTGATGGTGTGATACAGACAAGGCAGTATAGGGCACCCGAGGTTATCATCGGTTCTGGCTATTCTTATTCTGCCGATATGTGGTCGTTCGCCTGTATAGCGTTTGAGCTTGCCACTGGTGACATGCTGTTTGCTCCCAGCACTTGCCAAAGTTGCAGTGAAGATGAG GATCACCTGGCTCTGATGATGGAAACCCTCGGAAAGATGCCCAAGAAG ATTGCCACCTCAGGCACCCGTTCCAAGGATTACTTCAACCGGTACGGAGACCTGAAGAGGGTCAAAAGAATGAGGTTCTGGCCTCTAGAACGCGTGCTAGTCGAGAGGTACGGCTTCACCGAGCCGGACGCCAAAgggctcgccgacttcctccgccCGATTCTCGATTTTGATCCGGAGAACAGGCCGACCGCCGCCGAGTGCCTGAAGCACGCATGGCTCAACAACTGA